A genomic window from Sphingobacterium spiritivorum includes:
- a CDS encoding metallophosphoesterase — protein sequence MEELKSVNRRVFIKGLGALGATAALSNIPLDALADSEVKITILHTNDVHSRIEPFPMDGSRNQGLGGVARRSTLIQKIRKEEKNVLLLDAGDMFQGTPYFNLFGGKLELDLMTRLGYDAGTFGNHEFDNGLDGLVKYLDHAKFPFLTANYDFTGTVLQGKTQDYTIFKRGGIKIGVFGVCIDVNGLVDPTNCKGMKYLDPIPVANRVAEKLKKEEKCDLVICLSHLGYKYDSDKVSDVVLAQKTRHIDLIIGGHTHTFLDKPVSIRNMAGEQTIVNQVGFAGINLGRIDFILKPYSDKKRIESVVYQVDHHIKPSILT from the coding sequence ATGGAAGAATTAAAATCAGTCAATAGAAGAGTCTTTATCAAAGGTTTAGGTGCACTAGGTGCAACTGCTGCTTTGAGTAATATACCTCTGGATGCGCTGGCTGATTCAGAAGTAAAAATCACAATACTGCATACAAACGATGTACATAGCCGGATAGAACCTTTTCCGATGGATGGATCCAGAAATCAGGGACTTGGCGGGGTAGCCCGCAGAAGCACATTGATTCAGAAGATCAGAAAAGAAGAGAAAAACGTTCTTTTGCTTGATGCAGGAGATATGTTTCAGGGTACTCCCTATTTCAATCTTTTTGGTGGTAAGCTGGAACTGGATCTGATGACCAGACTGGGCTATGATGCAGGTACATTTGGTAATCATGAGTTTGACAACGGACTGGATGGACTTGTAAAATATCTGGACCATGCAAAATTCCCTTTCCTGACAGCCAACTACGACTTTACAGGAACGGTATTGCAGGGAAAAACACAGGATTATACGATCTTCAAAAGAGGTGGTATCAAAATCGGAGTCTTTGGAGTGTGTATAGATGTAAACGGTCTGGTAGATCCTACTAATTGCAAAGGCATGAAGTATCTGGATCCGATTCCTGTAGCGAACCGGGTTGCTGAAAAGCTGAAAAAAGAAGAGAAATGTGATCTGGTGATCTGTCTGTCCCATTTGGGTTACAAATACGATTCAGACAAAGTATCTGATGTCGTATTAGCACAGAAAACCCGGCATATTGATTTGATTATAGGCGGCCATACGCACACCTTTTTAGATAAACCTGTCTCCATCCGTAATATGGCAGGAGAACAGACGATTGTCAATCAGGTCGGTTTTGCCGGAATTAATCTGGGACGCATTGATTTCATTTTAAAACCCTATTCGGATAAGAAGCGTATTGAGTCTGTCGTGTACCAGGTCGATCATCATATAAAACCCTCGATTTTAACATAA
- a CDS encoding MFS transporter produces the protein MKRIIQIYIKSYSGLSPAAWLLALVMLINRMGSMVIPFLGMYMTKQLGFDISHVGIVLTCYGCGSVAGSWLGGWLTDRIGNFKVQSISLIMTAPLFLLMPMFRTFESMAAIVFVLSLVADTFRPANSVSVARYAKPENLTKAYSLNRMAVNLGFSIGPALGGFLAAFSYNWIFYGNAIAVAIAAVVFLYFFYNKKGNKIIKKSEKELQTEVKDRNPYTDGPFILFSILCCLFSMAFFQLISTLPLFYQDVHHMSEREIGMILGFSGFVIVVFEMLLVHIVEHRATITRILFYGTLCAGLSYLMLNFNFGIAWLYIAMFMLSLGEMLTLPFMATVTALRSTRNTQGAYMGMNSIAFASSNIFGPFLGTKTVALWGYQTLWYIDAAILVLVAFGFIWALKRLGLNQ, from the coding sequence ATGAAAAGAATTATACAAATATATATCAAATCTTACAGCGGACTTTCTCCGGCAGCCTGGCTTCTCGCCTTAGTTATGCTGATCAACAGGATGGGCTCTATGGTGATACCATTTTTGGGCATGTATATGACCAAACAGCTTGGCTTTGACATCTCCCACGTAGGTATTGTATTAACCTGCTATGGCTGCGGATCAGTAGCCGGATCCTGGCTAGGCGGATGGCTTACAGACAGAATAGGGAATTTCAAAGTGCAGTCTATCAGCCTGATTATGACCGCTCCTCTCTTTTTACTTATGCCTATGTTCAGGACTTTTGAATCAATGGCGGCAATTGTATTTGTACTCAGTCTGGTGGCAGATACTTTCAGACCGGCAAACTCAGTATCAGTGGCACGCTATGCCAAACCGGAAAACCTGACAAAGGCTTATTCACTCAACAGAATGGCTGTTAACCTGGGGTTTTCTATTGGCCCTGCGTTGGGAGGTTTTCTTGCTGCATTTTCCTACAACTGGATTTTCTATGGAAACGCTATCGCGGTAGCTATAGCAGCAGTTGTTTTCCTTTACTTTTTCTATAATAAAAAAGGAAATAAAATAATTAAAAAATCAGAAAAGGAATTACAAACAGAAGTGAAAGACAGGAACCCATATACAGATGGACCATTTATACTTTTTTCAATTCTATGTTGTCTGTTTTCAATGGCCTTTTTTCAACTGATCAGTACGCTACCGCTTTTCTATCAGGATGTGCATCATATGAGTGAACGTGAAATCGGTATGATACTCGGCTTCAGCGGATTTGTAATTGTCGTATTTGAAATGCTGCTGGTTCATATTGTTGAACATCGGGCCACCATTACACGAATACTTTTTTACGGAACATTATGTGCGGGTCTATCCTATCTCATGCTCAATTTTAATTTTGGAATAGCCTGGCTGTACATTGCTATGTTTATGCTCTCTCTCGGAGAAATGCTTACACTACCATTTATGGCTACCGTTACCGCCCTGCGTTCTACGCGCAATACACAGGGAGCTTATATGGGTATGAATTCTATTGCTTTTGCATCTTCCAATATCTTTGGTCCGTTTCTCGGGACCAAGACGGTTGCACTCTGGGGATATCAGACCTTATGGTATATCGATGCGGCTATATTGGTACTGGTAGCCTTTGGTTTTATCTGGGCTTTGAAAAGATTGGGATTAAATCAATAA
- a CDS encoding cytochrome d ubiquinol oxidase subunit II, translating to MLYVVIAYLWAAICLYLILGGADFGAGIVELISGKETRPRVRNLMYKAIGPIWEANHMWLIIAIVILFVGFPEIYTTMSIYMHLPLLMMLIGIIARGTAFTFRNYDAVEDSMQTLYFRIFTISSLITPFFLGIIAASTVSSHIDTQATDFYTAYISSWLNWFGIAVGLFTVAICGYLASIFAIGQVEQKEDRRLMIRLAKLFVFVVMGCGVLVFAAAYYSHIPLLNWVLGDIWGQIAIFLASCSVIWLFISFRNESISLMRVLAGFQVVMILFAATYRHYPNLILLKNGQHLSLVEHAGAEGAISSLAWALLLGSIFILPTLFYLMYSFSRKSIKTY from the coding sequence ATGCTATACGTTGTCATTGCTTATCTGTGGGCCGCCATCTGTCTGTATCTTATTCTGGGTGGTGCCGATTTTGGTGCTGGTATTGTAGAGTTGATCTCTGGCAAAGAAACCCGCCCCCGCGTGCGTAATCTTATGTATAAAGCCATAGGTCCCATATGGGAAGCCAATCATATGTGGCTTATTATTGCCATTGTTATCCTTTTTGTAGGCTTTCCGGAGATTTATACGACCATGTCTATCTATATGCACCTGCCCTTGCTTATGATGCTCATTGGCATTATCGCCAGAGGGACAGCATTTACCTTTCGTAACTACGACGCTGTGGAAGACAGTATGCAAACTCTTTACTTCAGGATTTTTACCATTTCGAGTCTGATTACTCCTTTTTTCCTTGGTATTATAGCTGCGTCTACAGTTTCAAGCCATATTGACACACAGGCAACAGATTTTTATACAGCCTATATCAGCAGCTGGTTGAACTGGTTTGGTATTGCTGTGGGCTTATTTACAGTTGCAATATGCGGTTATCTGGCCTCTATCTTTGCTATCGGACAGGTAGAACAAAAGGAAGACAGAAGATTAATGATCAGATTGGCAAAGTTATTTGTGTTTGTGGTGATGGGCTGTGGTGTTTTGGTATTTGCTGCGGCGTATTACTCACATATCCCTTTGCTCAACTGGGTACTGGGTGATATCTGGGGGCAGATAGCGATCTTTCTTGCTTCCTGTTCTGTAATATGGTTATTTATTAGTTTTCGTAACGAATCTATTTCCCTTATGCGTGTACTTGCAGGCTTTCAGGTGGTCATGATCTTGTTTGCTGCGACGTATAGACATTATCCTAATCTTATATTATTGAAAAACGGGCAACATCTTTCCTTGGTTGAGCATGCCGGAGCAGAGGGAGCAATCAGTTCTCTGGCTTGGGCATTGTTGCTGGGAAGCATTTTTATATTACCTACTCTGTTTTATCTTATGTATTCCTTTAGCCGTAAATCTATAAAGACTTATTGA
- the recR gene encoding recombination mediator RecR has translation MEFSSKLLQQAVDEFGRLPGIGQKTALRLVLHLLKQSDGEVLRFTGALNQLKEQIKYCKECFNISDHDICETCSSLKRDKSLICVVEDTRDVMAIENTNQYQGVYHVLGGLISPMDGVGPSDLKIEGLVQRLRAGHVKEVILALSATMEGDTTIFYLYRKLKEFDIQISTIARGIAFGGELEYVDEITLGRSIATRVPYERNIG, from the coding sequence ATGGAATTTTCTTCAAAATTATTGCAGCAGGCAGTAGATGAATTCGGGCGTTTACCGGGGATAGGACAAAAGACTGCATTAAGGTTAGTCTTGCACCTGTTGAAGCAATCTGATGGAGAAGTTTTGCGCTTTACAGGGGCACTCAATCAACTCAAAGAACAGATCAAGTACTGTAAGGAATGCTTTAATATTTCAGATCATGATATCTGCGAAACCTGTAGTTCGCTTAAGCGCGACAAATCTTTGATCTGTGTGGTAGAAGATACCAGAGATGTCATGGCGATAGAGAATACCAATCAGTATCAGGGCGTATATCATGTATTGGGAGGCCTGATATCTCCTATGGATGGTGTTGGTCCTTCAGATCTCAAAATAGAAGGACTTGTACAGCGCCTTCGTGCAGGTCATGTGAAAGAAGTAATTCTGGCATTAAGTGCTACCATGGAAGGAGATACTACGATCTTCTACCTTTACCGTAAATTAAAAGAATTTGATATTCAGATCAGCACCATTGCCAGAGGTATTGCATTTGGTGGCGAACTGGAATATGTAGATGAAATTACACTGGGGCGCTCAATTGCTACAAGAGTTCCCTATGAGCGTAATATAGGATAA
- a CDS encoding MauE/DoxX family redox-associated membrane protein — MKIVKFILSLLFGLMFINAGLNKFLNYMPMPELTAEQMKLFGAMAEIRYLMPLVGAIELIGGLLFIFPKTRALGAIVIFPIMVGIILHNAIFEPSGLMIALPFFAINLWMIADNWNKYKPMVCS; from the coding sequence ATGAAAATCGTTAAATTCATCCTCTCCCTTCTGTTTGGATTGATGTTTATCAATGCCGGGCTTAACAAATTTCTAAACTATATGCCTATGCCCGAACTGACAGCAGAACAAATGAAGCTATTCGGAGCCATGGCAGAGATCAGGTACCTTATGCCTTTGGTAGGTGCTATAGAACTGATAGGCGGGTTGCTGTTTATCTTCCCAAAAACAAGAGCGTTAGGAGCTATTGTAATTTTTCCAATTATGGTTGGTATTATTCTTCATAATGCCATTTTCGAACCATCCGGGTTAATGATTGCTCTTCCATTTTTTGCTATTAATCTGTGGATGATAGCTGATAACTGGAATAAATATAAACCTATGGTTTGTAGTTAA
- a CDS encoding TonB-dependent receptor — protein sequence MKKSYLIACGLFLLAGYVQAQTLKGTVYNASGEKIKGASILISGKTLGQSDENGAFSIKLNPGSYQVKTSYLNKQSRVSEVYLQQGDLRELDFTIDASNQLEDVVVVASRKPVSISDIAGTVWVFNREQIEQQAKNGVPLKEMLAILAPGMDIGPQGRTNYGQNMRGRAALVMIDGVSLNSIRSISRQLDAIDPFNIERIEILSGASSIYGGNATGGIINIITRRANKDGLGGTSEIGVRAGLRHSNDHDYRLAQSLQGRGEKLEGRLAVAYQQNGATYGADNEQIFTDITQTDLQYNRSVDLLGTAGYQIHPNHKITVSGQYYNSKFNGKRSLFLGDNLSAFTTGKGELLEMRDGFKSTVNPGTVRLMGTANYHSSQLLGGQDLYVQVAARSEKLDFYPFPGTLRLATGVTPYMSSSRQNTYYTGLKALLSKSWDKVNITYGLDVDFEKFEATQNVYDITKSFESGGLVNETIYTLGRYPTNRSTSIAGYFQGEYSIIDMLKLTAGLRYQNTDITVKDFVGSVQQTQVAFGYGNSASAIPGGKSSYDMTLVNAGLLLKPNSNHQAWFTYSEGVALADPAKFYGYGTYSLNATTNNWDITSSLNVKDSPLQGIKTNQFELGYRINYAGIKGQVSGFISKSDKVMSVDRTNFQVVVNEQNLRNTGIEAELSYTHDGFYIGASALLIRSEVEVENDWKKQEVYNASPSKLVAYTGYNIKNWNFRFQSLQNMKLKDELNNEIKAYNTSDLFVGYKLPYGKVNVGVQNLFNTTYQTIWSKRSQILYSTYKLDDLFYYQGRGRTFSINYTFDF from the coding sequence ATGAAAAAGAGTTATCTGATCGCTTGCGGCTTATTCTTATTGGCCGGATATGTACAGGCGCAGACACTAAAGGGGACTGTCTACAATGCTTCCGGAGAGAAAATCAAGGGCGCGAGTATTCTGATATCGGGTAAAACTCTGGGACAATCTGATGAAAACGGAGCATTCTCTATAAAACTTAATCCCGGAAGTTATCAGGTGAAGACATCTTATCTGAATAAACAGAGTCGGGTATCGGAGGTTTATCTGCAACAGGGAGATCTCAGAGAACTGGATTTCACTATTGATGCTTCCAATCAACTAGAAGATGTAGTAGTGGTAGCATCCAGAAAACCTGTCAGTATTTCAGATATAGCAGGTACAGTCTGGGTCTTCAATCGTGAACAGATCGAACAACAGGCGAAAAACGGAGTGCCACTAAAAGAAATGCTGGCAATCCTTGCACCGGGTATGGATATCGGTCCGCAGGGAAGAACTAATTACGGTCAGAATATGAGAGGTAGGGCTGCACTGGTCATGATCGATGGTGTATCATTAAATAGTATACGCTCTATCAGTCGTCAACTGGATGCAATAGACCCTTTCAATATCGAACGGATTGAGATTCTTTCTGGAGCAAGTTCTATCTATGGTGGAAATGCTACAGGAGGTATTATCAATATAATAACCCGAAGAGCCAATAAAGACGGATTGGGAGGTACTTCCGAAATCGGTGTAAGAGCTGGTCTGAGACATTCAAATGATCATGATTATCGTTTGGCTCAATCGTTACAAGGTAGAGGAGAGAAATTAGAAGGTCGTCTGGCAGTAGCGTATCAGCAGAACGGGGCTACCTACGGGGCTGATAATGAACAGATTTTTACGGATATTACACAAACGGATTTACAGTACAACAGAAGTGTAGATTTATTGGGAACTGCAGGTTATCAGATCCATCCGAATCATAAGATCACTGTATCCGGTCAGTATTATAATTCTAAATTTAATGGCAAAAGAAGTCTTTTCTTAGGTGATAACCTGAGTGCTTTTACTACCGGAAAAGGAGAATTACTTGAAATGAGAGACGGGTTTAAATCTACTGTAAATCCCGGTACTGTACGCTTAATGGGAACAGCAAATTATCATAGTTCACAACTACTTGGCGGGCAGGATCTGTATGTGCAGGTAGCCGCGCGATCAGAAAAGCTGGATTTTTATCCTTTCCCGGGCACATTAAGGTTAGCGACAGGTGTTACTCCTTACATGTCTTCATCTCGTCAGAATACGTATTATACCGGATTGAAAGCTCTATTGTCCAAAAGTTGGGATAAGGTCAATATCACCTATGGACTGGATGTAGACTTTGAAAAGTTCGAAGCTACCCAAAATGTATATGATATCACCAAATCATTTGAATCCGGAGGATTGGTCAATGAAACTATCTATACTTTAGGTAGATATCCCACCAATCGATCTACAAGTATAGCCGGATACTTTCAGGGAGAATATTCTATTATCGATATGCTGAAGCTTACTGCAGGTCTGCGTTATCAAAATACGGATATTACGGTTAAAGACTTTGTAGGTTCCGTTCAGCAGACTCAGGTAGCATTTGGTTATGGAAATTCAGCGTCAGCTATTCCGGGCGGAAAGAGTTCATATGATATGACGTTGGTCAATGCAGGTTTATTGCTAAAGCCAAATAGTAATCATCAGGCCTGGTTTACCTATTCAGAAGGTGTGGCACTGGCCGATCCGGCAAAGTTTTACGGATATGGTACATACAGTCTTAATGCCACGACTAATAACTGGGACATCACTTCCAGTCTGAATGTAAAAGATTCACCGTTGCAGGGAATCAAAACAAATCAGTTCGAGTTGGGGTACCGTATCAATTATGCAGGTATTAAAGGACAGGTGTCCGGATTTATCAGCAAATCTGATAAAGTAATGTCTGTGGACCGGACTAATTTTCAGGTTGTTGTCAATGAACAAAACCTGCGCAATACAGGTATAGAAGCAGAATTGTCGTATACACATGATGGTTTTTATATAGGAGCAAGTGCATTACTGATCCGTTCGGAAGTCGAGGTGGAAAATGATTGGAAGAAGCAAGAAGTATATAACGCCAGTCCTTCCAAACTTGTGGCTTACACCGGATACAACATCAAAAACTGGAACTTCCGTTTCCAGAGTTTGCAAAATATGAAATTGAAAGATGAATTGAATAATGAAATAAAGGCTTATAATACATCAGATCTTTTTGTGGGGTATAAGCTTCCTTACGGAAAAGTGAATGTTGGGGTACAAAACTTATTCAATACCACTTATCAGACTATTTGGAGCAAACGATCGCAGATCCTGTATTCTACTTATAAACTGGATGATCTGTTTTATTATCAGGGAAGAGGAAGAACCTTCTCTATCAATTATACGTTCGACTTTTAG